In Tenacibaculum sp. 190524A02b, the genomic stretch TGAGCTTTGAGTCTATTATTGATCTATTTGGTACAAGAAGTATTGATTTAAATTTAGAAGCACTTAATACACCTCATTACCAACAAGGTATTTCTGTTAATGTTCACTTTACGCTTCCTGAGAAAATATCAAATATTATTTATGGGGATGATGAAGATAACTTTAGGCAATTAAAACATTAATTTTATTTAAAAAATTATGACAGTTTTATCTTCTGAACATACAGTTGAATCTGTTATTCATTTATATAAGAATAATATCAGGACATCATTTGATGAAAAAATTGTAACACTTGAGGGATTTTATTTAAGAGAAAACAAACCACAATATAGACATGGTTATTACGATAAACTATGTAATGAGCAGAAAACTCATAGTATAACAATAATCATAAAACCTAATCTCCGTGAACGTTTAATACCTGGACAATATTACCGTTTTCATGGTTTTGTAAACCGTGGAAACCAACAATTAAAAAATGGAGCTATTCAATTAATATATTGGGTTACAAAAGTTATTGACCACATTGATGATTACCATTTTATTTCCAAAACAGAATTCAATCTTGTTCGCAAGCGATTTGATAAAGATTCAGTAGATATTCAAGGCCATTTATTAAAAATTATCAGACAAGGAAATCAACCTAATATCCATGTAATTCTTGGCTCAACTTCAATCGTAGACGAAGATTACAAAGACCAGTTACAACAAGACCATATTTTTAACATAACTGAAGAACGAATTAATTTTAGTAATAGCTCATTGATAGTAAATACCCTTTCTTCATATGAAAAGTCAGCCATTGATCTTATCGTATGTATGCGTGGTGGTGGATTGGGCTTAGATATATTTAATGATACTAATCTAGCTGAAAAAGTTGTTCAATTTAAATTGCCTTTTGTTACTGCTTTAGGTCATAAATCTGATTTGACATTAGTTGAGAGAATGGCTGACCGTGGATTTGCTACACCTACAGCTTTTGGCTCATTTCTCAACTCTATTCAACAACAATATGAACAAGAAATACAAGAGTTAAAAAGTAGAGATACAAGTATTAATAACCTGAATAAAAAGATTCAATCCCTTGAAGAATCACAACAAAAATTGGAATTAAGACATGAGAATGATAAACAGCAATTGGAAAAGCTATATTCAGAACAAAGGCTTCGAGACAAAAACCTTATCAGAAAATTAATAATAGCAATAATATTAATGGCTGTTTTTATTTTGCTAGGCATTTATTTACTTGCGAGTTAGATATTTTATATATAACAAACAAAACCAAGAGACTTAGATTCTTGGTTTTGTTTAAAATTCTATACCTGATAGTCAAAAGTTATTCAATAGGAAATTTATTTTCTATATATTCAAAAAGCTTACTTAATGAACTAAAACTAACATTTACAAGTGATTGACCTGTTAAATATGATAATAACATCTTATTTTCTAATATTCTAATTTGAAATGCTGATCCAAATTTCAAATTAGTCTCTGAATCATGTATTCCCGACATAATCCATTCTTCATTATCGTTTTTACGTAGAAAAGATTTGTACCCTTTCTTTTCTATTTCTTTTTTTAATTTCTTTAAAGTCATATTTTTTATGCCTTAGACACATATTGCTTCATATTTTGCTAACTTTTTCATTTTCAAAACTTATATTAAATATTTTTTTAACAACATTATCTAAACTATCAATTTGATTCACTTATTAAATAGGGTATTTTTCTTCTATATATTTTACCGTTTCTATAATACTAGAAAATGTTTTTCTTTGAGAAACTTGTTTTTCCCAATCAATAAAAACAAACTCTCCCTCTTCTAGTAAAACTTTAATATCTATTGTCAAGCTTTTTATTGGATCATCACCAGAATACCCTCCCTTGAGATAAATTAAATCATCTTCCTTTTTTAGAAAAGTAGTATAACCTCTTTTATTCAACTTATCGCTTAATAATTTTAATTCTTTCATCTTATTTTATTTTAAATATAATATTACCTCCCTCAGCCCATAACCTTTGAAAATCTTGTAAATCTAGAATTGCCTCAACTCCATTTTGAGACTTATTAAAAACATTTTCCAGTTCTAAACCTCTTAATCCATTATTGAAAGCCTCATCTACTTCTAGAGGCCAAGGGTCTCTAATAAACACATCTTTCCCTTTTATTTTATCTACAATTATAGTATGTTTATTAGGATAACGTCCTATGTTGGTTATAAAACTTTCTCCGTTTGCATCATTTATCATTTGATTAAAATTCTTTAAATCATCAAGATCATCAAAATACGTTTTAGCGAAAATATCTACATCTTCAAAAACTTTTCTCATAGCAAAGAATAAATCTTTGCCGTCAGTTCCAGATTCAGTTGTCTTTGCAAGTATTCTAGCTTTCTTTTCAGAAATTTTAATATTAAAATCATCAGCATATTTTACTAAACATGCAGCAGCGCAAGACATCCATTCTTCTTGCTTTATCATATTTCTTGATATGATTTTTTTATAATTATAAAAACCTCCTGAACCCGAATCAAGTCTGTCAAAAATTTCTTCTACTTGTCGTTTGTTAAGCTTTTTTAAATCATCAATTCCTTTTCTACCATATCGTTTAATGTACCTTAAACCTTTCTTAGTAAAATTAACAAAACTTGCTACCCCTTTTGCTAATTGAAATATACCAATTAACAGAGATACAATCTGTATAACATCATGAGCTAAATTATAATATAATCTTTCAACATTCCCCTCTTGTATTGCTTTTTTGTACTCTTTTGTAGCACTTTCTATAATTACTTGAACAATGCCCTCCTCAAATATTTTTTTTAAACCTTTAATAAACGCTTCTTTTTCCTTTTCACTTCCTAGTATTTTAGAGAAAAAAGCTAACATTTCCGGTATGGCTTTTACCTGATCTATAATACCATTTACAAAACCGCAAACCTGAGCATTAAATAACGTGTCTCCCTCAATAAAAGGTAAATAGTTTTCTAACTTTGGATTCCAATGATACTCCTTGAACTTGTAACTCTCAATCTTTTCCATAGTAAAACTAGCTGCTTGTAAAGCAAGAAATAAAGCAGGATTCGTATTAAATATTTCTGTATTTAGTTCACTACTTTCTTTTCTATCTAAAATCCATAACTGTATTAATGCATCTCCAAGACCTTTATGTGTGGCTCTATCAATAGCTTTATTACTATAAACATTAGTTTCTAACTCGGCTTTGATTTCATTAATAATAATCTGTTCAATAGCCTCTTGAGTTATTTCTCTTTCTTTTAAATCTTTGGCTACATTAGTTCCTAATTGAACTTTTATAAACGAGCTGTCTTTATGTACTAACCAAATATAAATTTCATTAACATTTGGTTTTATTTTCGTCCCTCCGTCAACCGTAGGATCTGTTTTTAATTGTACTGCTCTTTGTGATTTTTCGATAAAAACATAGGGCTTATATTTTCCTGCAATGGTAAAATCTTCTACAAAAGAAATTACCTTTTTAGTAAATAAAGCATTGTACTCAGAGAATGCTACGGCTTCTTTTTCTACACCCAAGATACCAAGTATATATCGCATCATGGTATCGTGTACCATCCCGTTTTTAAAGAATAATTTAAACTTTTTCACATCGGTTTTATAAACTTTTTCTTCAAGAGAGGAAATGGATTTACTTGTTCCGCTTTGTTTTATCGCTTCTATCAAATACTCTTTAAAACGTCTTCCAAATTTAAAATGGATGTCAATTGTGTCATCTTTTTCTAATTCAATAAACGTTAGTACTTCGTCTTCTGTAGCCAAAGCCCTGTTCTTTCGTTGTTCCGCTAAAACTCCTTTTGGATAGGTATAATTAACTAAGAAAATTAAGTACTTGTGGTCATCAAAAAGAAAGAGCTTTCTCTCTGATTTTGGAATACCTTTTAACAAATTAGCTCCGTCATAAGTTTCTTTTCCTTTGGCGGTGACAAAGTCTTTGACATAAGGAAGAAATCTATTGCCAAAATCTTCACTGTAATAACTAGACCAATCTAAATTAAACACTTCATGCGGACGGGCATTGAATTGCAAATCTTCAAAAGTTCCTTTTTTAAATGGGCTTTCGGGGCGTTGTATTTTTACCTTTCCGAAAACCTGCTCAAAACTTTGCTTTTTATACTCGTTGAGTTCTTCGAGTGTTTTGAATGAATTCATAGATTTTATTTTGTAATATGATTTAACAAATATAAAACAAAATACAATATAGAATAATTTTATTTTGTGTTTTTACATATTTAAAATGTAATATGTTTAATCAAGAGTCTTTCTACATCTATTACTTGAAAGCATTTTATGCTATACTCGCATAGTCACACTAAAAAAGAAAAAGATTTAAAAAAGAAAGAGGCAACGGATCCGATTTTTAGTGTGACTACTTAAATCTTTATTTCCGTTGTCTCTTTTTTAAAACGCTATGAAATCCTATTTCTAATAATAAGAAGAAATAGGTAATATTATGTAATTAGTAGAGTACAGCACTTGTAATAAAAGCCCAATTAAAAGGGCTTTTATTACAGGTGTTGTTTTAAATTATCTCTGTATCTTCGAGATACATTAAATTTTGTTTCTTCATTCAACCATACAACATTGTAATCTTGTCTTTGAAAAATCTTGTTCAAATTAATAACTACATCTTTTTTAATTCTTTCTAAAAAGGGATATGATTCGCATAGTTTACCTAAACTTGTTTTATCAAAAACTTCTGTTCCATTATCAAGAACAATTTTGGTTATATTTTTAACGGAACAGGTTGTTCCATAGAGGATGTTATTGCATTTTACTTTGATGTAATTAGGTTGATTTAATTTATCATTTTGATTGGGTTGAGTCCTAAACCAATTATGTTGTTTCATATTATTGTTTGATTGTTTTTAAGATAAAGAGCATCGAAAGTTTCGACACCCTTTATCAAGATTTGCCCCCGAAATCTTTTACCCTATTTTTTTATAAACAGTTTAGAGTATTTAGTACTACCGTTAACAAGATGTAATAGATATACACCACTAGATAACTCTTCAACATTTATGTTTGCAGAATTGTCTTTGATTGTTGTTTGGTGATTATGTATTAACCTACCATTTACATCATATAGTTTGATAATGGTTTTATTATCTATAATAGATTCAGGTAGTTTTACATTTAAGAAACTGTCTGTTGGATTAGGGTAAACGGTAATGGTATTTTTTAAAGTTTCGGTATCAATATGTAGAGTTTTTATGTTTAAAGCTATTCGATTACCGAGGTCATCGTAGACATATTTTTTTTCTGTTTTGCCATTAAAAACAACCTTTACCAAACGGTTCAGGTTGTCATAACTGCATGTCTTTTCTTGTTTTTCTAATTGAGCATTTACAGTGATGCTAATTAGGAATATTAGGTATTTAATTGTTGTTTTCATTAATATTTTATTAAAATGATTAGTATAATCAGTAGTAAATTCAAAGCAAATAATGGAAAACCTTCAAGAAACCAGATAATTAATCTAAAATCAATACTTGTAGATTCTGATAGTCTATTAAGTCTTTCTAGGAATATTTTTCTTTCCTTTTTTATGCTTAGAAGAAATGAAATGCTTATCATACATAATGAAATTCCAAATAATAGGTAAAGAATAATTAAATTATTTGAAAGGATTAGTGTATTATCTAGCATAATGACTGTAATTATTAAGTAATTTTTTATTAAATCTATACAGAGGAGAAATAAGCATAGCTCCATTTACAATAGCAGGTTTTATATAACTATTATCTCCATCTTCTACCTTTCCTAATGATTGAAATAGTTTTTGTCCCTTAATAGGTGATGTTACACCTCCATATGCTAATCCACCTGATTTCAAACCTTGTGAAATAGTAAATTGATATGTAAATTTACTTCCATTTGAAATTAAATTTGCTATTCCTAATCCGCCATATGTAATTCCAACTGCTGCTGCTGCTGCCCCTAAACCTATAATCCCACCTGATATTTCTGGGTTATTCAAAGCAAAATCCCAAGCTTCATTTTCCTGAGACAGTAAATTCACCGCATCTCCGTATCCATTTTCATAAAATTTATTTGCTAACCATTCATTTGAAAAAAATGAATCTTTACCCAATGGATCAACCCTACTAATCGGATTATTATCTGCATAAGGATATAGATTAGTATGCCATACAGGGTCTTCAGTTAAGAATCTACCAACTGACGGTTTGTAATACCTAGCTCGCATATAATACAAATCATTAGTTTCGTATTCTACGCCATAGGTTCCTACATAACGATATGGGTTAAAGTCATTTTCAGGCTCACGTACACGTTTAAGTGAACCAAAATCATCGTAACGGTATTGGTGAGTTATTTCTGCATTATCATTAGTAATAGCAACCGTGCTACCACGTACATCAGCATGGTAATACTGTAGTTCACCTACTGTATTCATTCGTGCTACTAACTGTCCATGTGGTGTGTAGATGTAGTAGTATATTGGGTTGTTATTTTCATCTAACGCAACGAGGACGTTGTCGGTTAATACATCACGGATGTATTTGGTGGTTGTTCCGTTTCGGGTGGCTTGTACTCGTTGGTTATATGGATTATATTTAAAATCGTGAGTATTGTCAACATTTGTATAATTGACAAGTTGGTCATTTATATTGTAAACAAAATCTTCGTTTGAACCGATTTTTACCGTGTTACCGTCTCTGTTAACATAGTGGCGAGTGCCGTCTATATACTGCGCATGGTTATTATGGTTATAAGAGTAATCATTATTTTCACTTCCTGAACCGTTAGGTCCATAACCTGCTCCTATTGGTTGAAATTTTTCTTCTTCTTTTAGAATATTACCTCGTTCATCTAAGGTTAGTTTACCGTCGTAAATTATTAAAGCTCCTTGATTTCTATTTACTGAATGAATATGGTTTAACCTCCCTGCATCATCATACAAGTATAGATTACGTGTATTATTAGCAAAATCTGTTCGTCTTAGTCTATCGTCTTTGTAATATTCATATTCTGATAAGAGAATCCCATTTTCTCCTACATTACGTTCCAATTGGATATACCTTAGACGGTTTTTTTTATCATAGTTGTAACGTACTTCTAATTCAACACCATTAATTGTTGGGTACTCTATTTCTTCTACTAATCCTGTTTTTTCATAGTCATATTCAACTTTATAACCATGTACTGTAGTAATTTTATCAGGACGATTTAGTTTATCGTATTTAAAAACTATTTTACCTGTTTGGTTGGTTATATCTTCTATTAGATTTCGGCTGTTATAGTCAATATCTGTTATAGTACCTGTTTCTTTAAGTCTTCCCTCTTTATCGTATTTATAATTAACTCGGTTGTTTGACGGTTTGGTTAATCTATCTAAACTACCGTCATCATTATAGCGATATCTTGTTTCTAGGTTGGCGAACTTTTCACTTGTTACTTGGTCTTTGTCGTTATAATAAAATGCGGTTTTAACACCTTTTGCATTTGTTATAGTGGTTAGATTATCGTTTTTATCATAATCATAACTGGTTGTGTACCCTCCTGTATCTGTAAATGAAGTTATATTATCATTTTTATCATATCGATAACGGGTTGTTAGACCGTTGACTCTTTTTCGGAGTAAACGATTGATTTCATCATAATCAAAGGTTGCTGAAATACCCTCTGGAGCATTGATAGATGAAACTGCTCCGTCATTTTCATAAGTATAAGCTATGGTAATTCCCTCTTGATTGGTTACTGATGTTAATTGACCGTATCTATCATATTTGAAATCTATAGTGTTTCCGTATGCGTCTTCTATTTCGATAAGATTTTCATCACTATCGTATTTAAACTTGGTAACACTTCCCTCGGGATCGGTATATTCAGTTACATTATTGTCGCTGTCGTATCGGTATCTTTTAATTGATTTACCGTTTTCGATATCTATTTTTGTTACATTACCTCTGCGGTCATAATCATATTCTATATCTAGTCCATTAGTACTAGTATGACTAGGTAGAAAAGGTGTAGGGCTGGAATTAGATGTAGGGTAATCTATTTTTATATCATCAGTGTCATTTCTGTAGCGAGTTAAAGCTCCATTTCGATTATATTCAAATCTAAAATTTTGATCCCCACCCTCTGGCATTGGGACTTTTACTTTGGATCTTAATGGTCTTGATGAACCATATTTAAAGTCTAAATCAACTTCGGTTGCTTTGTTCCCATTAACAATGTATCGTTCTAATTTACCATTATTTCTATTATCGTATTGTGCTTCTATTTTGTTACCTTTAGGTAAATCAATACGTCTAAGTAGATATTGGCGAGCTTTTTTATCTATATAGTATTGATATGTTGTTGTGTTACTTTTGGCGTCATCAAAACCAACAAGTGTTTTGTAATAACCTTTCCATAAGTCTGAATATTCAAAATATATTTTTCTTCCGATCGGGTCGGTAACTCGTTCTATTAAATCTGAATTACTAATGTATCTAAAATGTAATTTTTTACCTGACGGAGCTTTTACCCAATCTATTCTACGAGTATCTTTTTCTTCGGCTGATTCGTAGTCTATTTCAATTTCATTTCCATTAGAATCTTCTATTTCGATTAAGTAATAAATTGGTCTGTCTGAGTCTAGTTTTTTATACGTATAACGTGTTTGGTCTTTTTTGGTTATGCGCAGCTCTCTTGAGGAGCGTTTATAGAATTCATCGTAAACACCTTTACTGATATATTCTTTTTTCTTTTCATTGTATAAATGAATAGTTCCGTCCGGCCACACAATATTATATACATCTTCATTCCCTATAACATTTTCTTCCAAAATAACATAAGAGTTGTATGTGTGTGTCCAACCTCTACCTAATGGTTTAATAGGGAAATATCCGTCAGGAAGTTCTACCATTTGAGTA encodes the following:
- a CDS encoding LytTR family transcriptional regulator DNA-binding domain-containing protein; this encodes MKQHNWFRTQPNQNDKLNQPNYIKVKCNNILYGTTCSVKNITKIVLDNGTEVFDKTSLGKLCESYPFLERIKKDVVINLNKIFQRQDYNVVWLNEETKFNVSRRYRDNLKQHL
- a CDS encoding cysteine peptidase family C39 domain-containing protein, which gives rise to MNSFKTLEELNEYKKQSFEQVFGKVKIQRPESPFKKGTFEDLQFNARPHEVFNLDWSSYYSEDFGNRFLPYVKDFVTAKGKETYDGANLLKGIPKSERKLFLFDDHKYLIFLVNYTYPKGVLAEQRKNRALATEDEVLTFIELEKDDTIDIHFKFGRRFKEYLIEAIKQSGTSKSISSLEEKVYKTDVKKFKLFFKNGMVHDTMMRYILGILGVEKEAVAFSEYNALFTKKVISFVEDFTIAGKYKPYVFIEKSQRAVQLKTDPTVDGGTKIKPNVNEIYIWLVHKDSSFIKVQLGTNVAKDLKEREITQEAIEQIIINEIKAELETNVYSNKAIDRATHKGLGDALIQLWILDRKESSELNTEIFNTNPALFLALQAASFTMEKIESYKFKEYHWNPKLENYLPFIEGDTLFNAQVCGFVNGIIDQVKAIPEMLAFFSKILGSEKEKEAFIKGLKKIFEEGIVQVIIESATKEYKKAIQEGNVERLYYNLAHDVIQIVSLLIGIFQLAKGVASFVNFTKKGLRYIKRYGRKGIDDLKKLNKRQVEEIFDRLDSGSGGFYNYKKIISRNMIKQEEWMSCAAACLVKYADDFNIKISEKKARILAKTTESGTDGKDLFFAMRKVFEDVDIFAKTYFDDLDDLKNFNQMINDANGESFITNIGRYPNKHTIIVDKIKGKDVFIRDPWPLEVDEAFNNGLRGLELENVFNKSQNGVEAILDLQDFQRLWAEGGNIIFKIK
- a CDS encoding exodeoxyribonuclease VII large subunit, which encodes MTVLSSEHTVESVIHLYKNNIRTSFDEKIVTLEGFYLRENKPQYRHGYYDKLCNEQKTHSITIIIKPNLRERLIPGQYYRFHGFVNRGNQQLKNGAIQLIYWVTKVIDHIDDYHFISKTEFNLVRKRFDKDSVDIQGHLLKIIRQGNQPNIHVILGSTSIVDEDYKDQLQQDHIFNITEERINFSNSSLIVNTLSSYEKSAIDLIVCMRGGGLGLDIFNDTNLAEKVVQFKLPFVTALGHKSDLTLVERMADRGFATPTAFGSFLNSIQQQYEQEIQELKSRDTSINNLNKKIQSLEESQQKLELRHENDKQQLEKLYSEQRLRDKNLIRKLIIAIILMAVFILLGIYLLAS
- a CDS encoding RHS repeat-associated core domain-containing protein; the protein is MKKILFLFFVFLSQFLSYSQYKLPSSKEEISRGVLAELMFNLIYGENTDVYDYDAANFPNPFLDLQENTEQNTKLKVLSYLQYDNGLTVYNYFNKPTASFKIHSKITKFEALLYIMEAWNIAPDFSRTSTPYSDIPNTSLFTGYINGAYKHGIIQGSGKFYPFSYLTEDDTVQIIYRVLNNPRLHPVKEDLSDIKNYFIPSNYSPQNLSQFKGLNQGVFNHYAKNSFVIPDRKMNLNFSHFYSTQMVELPDGYFPIKPLGRGWTHTYNSYVILEENVIGNEDVYNIVWPDGTIHLYNEKKKEYISKGVYDEFYKRSSRELRITKKDQTRYTYKKLDSDRPIYYLIEIEDSNGNEIEIDYESAEEKDTRRIDWVKAPSGKKLHFRYISNSDLIERVTDPIGRKIYFEYSDLWKGYYKTLVGFDDAKSNTTTYQYYIDKKARQYLLRRIDLPKGNKIEAQYDNRNNGKLERYIVNGNKATEVDLDFKYGSSRPLRSKVKVPMPEGGDQNFRFEYNRNGALTRYRNDTDDIKIDYPTSNSSPTPFLPSHTSTNGLDIEYDYDRRGNVTKIDIENGKSIKRYRYDSDNNVTEYTDPEGSVTKFKYDSDENLIEIEDAYGNTIDFKYDRYGQLTSVTNQEGITIAYTYENDGAVSSINAPEGISATFDYDEINRLLRKRVNGLTTRYRYDKNDNITSFTDTGGYTTSYDYDKNDNLTTITNAKGVKTAFYYNDKDQVTSEKFANLETRYRYNDDGSLDRLTKPSNNRVNYKYDKEGRLKETGTITDIDYNSRNLIEDITNQTGKIVFKYDKLNRPDKITTVHGYKVEYDYEKTGLVEEIEYPTINGVELEVRYNYDKKNRLRYIQLERNVGENGILLSEYEYYKDDRLRRTDFANNTRNLYLYDDAGRLNHIHSVNRNQGALIIYDGKLTLDERGNILKEEEKFQPIGAGYGPNGSGSENNDYSYNHNNHAQYIDGTRHYVNRDGNTVKIGSNEDFVYNINDQLVNYTNVDNTHDFKYNPYNQRVQATRNGTTTKYIRDVLTDNVLVALDENNNPIYYYIYTPHGQLVARMNTVGELQYYHADVRGSTVAITNDNAEITHQYRYDDFGSLKRVREPENDFNPYRYVGTYGVEYETNDLYYMRARYYKPSVGRFLTEDPVWHTNLYPYADNNPISRVDPLGKDSFFSNEWLANKFYENGYGDAVNLLSQENEAWDFALNNPEISGGIIGLGAAAAAVGITYGGLGIANLISNGSKFTYQFTISQGLKSGGLAYGGVTSPIKGQKLFQSLGKVEDGDNSYIKPAIVNGAMLISPLYRFNKKLLNNYSHYAR
- a CDS encoding T9SS type A sorting domain-containing protein, with amino-acid sequence MKTTIKYLIFLISITVNAQLEKQEKTCSYDNLNRLVKVVFNGKTEKKYVYDDLGNRIALNIKTLHIDTETLKNTITVYPNPTDSFLNVKLPESIIDNKTIIKLYDVNGRLIHNHQTTIKDNSANINVEELSSGVYLLHLVNGSTKYSKLFIKK